In one Niallia taxi genomic region, the following are encoded:
- a CDS encoding LysE family translocator, with amino-acid sequence MNITAFLSYVIITSITPGPSNILMMNEAKKFGFKGSWRFNSGILTGFAILGIISGIFTTSLYKWIPFMEPYFKVIGAIYLLYLAWKVSFPKGGKQQFKEVQSSFLSGLIIQLINFKSILFFLTVMSAFILPFNNSLTYVLFYLLITIFLGWIALILWSGFGSVFKSILLKYDKSFRLVMGLLLMYSAVSIFL; translated from the coding sequence ATGAACATAACAGCATTTCTCTCATATGTAATAATCACATCCATAACACCAGGCCCAAGCAACATTCTTATGATGAACGAAGCCAAGAAATTTGGTTTTAAAGGTTCGTGGCGTTTTAATAGTGGAATTCTAACAGGATTTGCTATTCTAGGAATTATTAGTGGGATTTTTACAACCAGTTTATACAAATGGATTCCATTCATGGAGCCTTATTTTAAAGTGATAGGAGCTATTTATCTTCTTTATTTGGCATGGAAAGTTAGTTTTCCTAAGGGAGGAAAGCAACAATTTAAAGAAGTTCAATCCTCATTTTTATCAGGGCTTATTATCCAACTTATTAATTTTAAAAGTATATTGTTCTTTTTAACGGTAATGAGTGCATTTATATTACCCTTTAACAATTCACTAACGTATGTTCTATTTTATTTACTCATTACCATATTTTTAGGATGGATAGCATTGATTTTATGGTCGGGATTTGGGTCTGTTTTTAAAAGTATACTTCTTAAATATGATAAATCTTTTCGGTTAGTTATGGGGCTGTTATTAATGTATTCTGCAGTATCTATTTTTTTGTGA
- a CDS encoding LysR family transcriptional regulator codes for MDYHLLTFVTVAEKKNFTRAAEELHITQSAVTLSIKALEKKYEVKFFDRTNKYVRLTRAGEILYYHAKRILKEYEQVESLIHDMTKVVSGPLLIGSSYTFGEYLLPRFISDFMKVHQLIEPKVTIQNSSKIINQVLEGSLDVGIIDGEIKSHPQLHITPFEQDELIIIVSTDHPLASFRTIDLDSLYGETWILREEGSGTREVIDKLFKEHAFSPLILRSFGSTQIIKESVEAGIGISIVSNYSIQKELHMKTIHPIRLKNEQINRHFSYVLSKTDIHPLSVELFTQYLQTKNVLTLEAISYK; via the coding sequence TTGGATTATCATTTATTGACGTTTGTCACAGTAGCGGAAAAAAAGAATTTTACGAGAGCTGCCGAAGAACTGCATATTACACAATCTGCAGTAACGCTTTCCATCAAAGCATTGGAAAAGAAATACGAAGTGAAGTTTTTCGACAGAACAAATAAATATGTTCGGCTTACTAGAGCTGGTGAAATATTATATTATCATGCGAAGAGAATATTAAAGGAATACGAACAGGTCGAAAGCCTTATACATGATATGACAAAAGTAGTGAGCGGTCCCCTCTTAATTGGATCCAGCTACACTTTCGGTGAATATTTGCTGCCGAGATTTATTTCTGACTTTATGAAGGTTCACCAACTAATTGAACCGAAAGTTACCATTCAGAATTCGAGCAAAATAATAAATCAAGTGCTAGAGGGCAGTCTTGATGTCGGAATTATTGATGGTGAAATCAAAAGTCATCCCCAGCTCCACATAACTCCTTTTGAACAAGATGAACTTATAATAATCGTAAGTACTGATCATCCTTTAGCCAGCTTTCGAACAATTGACTTAGACAGCCTATATGGTGAGACATGGATATTACGGGAAGAGGGCTCTGGTACAAGAGAGGTTATTGACAAGCTCTTTAAAGAACACGCTTTTTCTCCGCTGATTTTACGGTCATTTGGGAGCACGCAAATCATTAAAGAGTCGGTCGAAGCAGGAATAGGGATATCCATTGTTTCCAACTATTCAATCCAAAAAGAATTGCATATGAAAACAATCCATCCCATTCGCCTTAAAAATGAACAGATAAACCGTCATTTTTCTTACGTGCTATCTAAAACCGACATTCACCCTTTATCTGTTGAGCTTTTCACACAATATTTGCAAACAAAAAATGTGCTCACACTTGAAGCCATTTCTTATAAGTGA